The following proteins come from a genomic window of Phnomibacter ginsenosidimutans:
- the atpH gene encoding ATP synthase F1 subunit delta, which yields MVNPRLAGRYAKSLIDIAVEKNVLEAIKADVAFLLTAINSSPELKSLLRSPIIKADKKTAVMDAICKGRVNAITEAFCRLLVSKSRENALPEILGAFNEQYNALKGIQQVKITTAQPLSEDVKASLLNKLKA from the coding sequence ATGGTAAACCCACGTTTGGCCGGCCGCTACGCTAAAAGCCTTATTGATATCGCCGTAGAAAAAAACGTATTGGAAGCGATCAAAGCTGATGTTGCGTTTTTACTCACTGCCATCAATAGCAGCCCCGAGTTGAAATCATTGTTGCGCAGTCCCATTATCAAGGCTGATAAAAAGACAGCTGTAATGGATGCCATTTGCAAGGGCCGGGTAAATGCAATTACTGAGGCATTTTGCCGTCTGCTGGTGAGCAAAAGCCGCGAAAATGCATTGCCAGAAATTTTGGGTGCGTTCAACGAGCAGTACAATGCATTGAAAGGCATTCAACAGGTAAAAATTACTACCGCTCAGCCCCTGAGCGAAGATGTAAAAGCATCTTTGCTGAACAAGTTGAAAGCTTGA
- the atpF gene encoding F0F1 ATP synthase subunit B, protein MLDVGLGLFAWNLIAFLVVLFLLRKFAWKPIISSLNERETKIADSIATADRVKAEMAQMQSENEALMAQAREERAAMLKEAKETRDKMVNEAKEQAKLEANKIVAEAQQAINNQKMAALTDVKNQVGALVVEVAEKVLRRELANKADQENYIKELSNSVKLN, encoded by the coding sequence ATGCTCGACGTAGGATTAGGACTTTTTGCCTGGAACCTCATCGCCTTTTTAGTAGTGTTGTTCCTGCTGCGCAAATTTGCGTGGAAGCCCATCATCAGCAGCCTGAACGAACGTGAAACCAAAATTGCCGACAGTATTGCTACCGCCGACCGCGTAAAGGCTGAAATGGCCCAAATGCAAAGCGAAAACGAAGCACTGATGGCACAAGCCCGTGAAGAACGTGCCGCTATGCTGAAAGAGGCAAAAGAAACCCGTGATAAAATGGTGAACGAAGCCAAAGAGCAGGCTAAGTTGGAAGCCAATAAAATTGTAGCTGAAGCACAGCAAGCCATCAACAACCAAAAAATGGCAGCCCTTACCGATGTAAAAAATCAGGTGGGAGCATTGGTAGTAGAAGTGGCAGAAAAAGTATTGCGCCGCGAACTGGCCAATAAAGCTGATCAGGAAAACTACATCAAAGAGTTGAGCAACTCTGTAAAACTGAACTAA
- the atpB gene encoding F0F1 ATP synthase subunit A, whose product MKSLLVAVFSVFSFGVAMAEEGHEPAQHEAGATHEEKLDPGKIIIEHVTDAHDFHFMDIGGKAISIPLPVILYSEGKWHMFSSGNFHHGHEAHDGFFLVNDHYIQQMKAEGVDVSGLKNQQIIAVDAEGKPNASVQVYDFSMTKNVVQMLLASILLIVLMSSIAKKYAKNGPNKAPSGFQNAVEPVITFVRDEVAKPNLHGKYQRYLPFLLTVFFFILINNLFGLIPGSANVTGNLALTAVLALISFIVILFSTNKHFWGHVFWFPGVPVPVKLIMLPVELMGIFTKPFALMIRLFANMVAGHVIILSFIILIFIFGAMSKSLGYGTSPIFVGLAVFIYAIEVLVAFIQAFIFTNLTAVFIGQAFEHGDHHEGGHH is encoded by the coding sequence ATGAAATCTTTACTGGTAGCGGTTTTCAGCGTTTTCTCTTTTGGCGTAGCCATGGCTGAAGAAGGCCACGAGCCGGCACAGCACGAAGCGGGTGCCACCCACGAGGAAAAACTGGATCCCGGTAAGATCATCATTGAGCACGTAACCGATGCTCACGACTTCCATTTCATGGATATTGGCGGCAAAGCCATTTCCATTCCGCTGCCTGTTATTCTGTACAGCGAAGGCAAGTGGCATATGTTCAGCAGTGGCAACTTCCACCATGGTCACGAAGCCCACGATGGCTTCTTCCTGGTAAATGACCACTACATTCAGCAAATGAAGGCCGAAGGCGTAGATGTAAGCGGTTTGAAAAACCAGCAAATCATTGCCGTGGATGCCGAGGGCAAACCCAATGCCAGCGTTCAGGTATACGATTTCAGTATGACCAAAAACGTGGTGCAAATGCTGTTGGCCAGCATCCTGCTGATTGTACTCATGAGCAGCATTGCGAAGAAATATGCGAAAAACGGTCCCAATAAGGCACCAAGTGGTTTCCAAAATGCAGTAGAGCCAGTGATTACGTTTGTAAGAGATGAAGTGGCTAAGCCAAACCTGCATGGCAAATACCAGCGTTACTTGCCGTTTTTGCTCACTGTTTTCTTCTTTATCTTAATCAACAACCTGTTTGGTTTAATTCCTGGTTCGGCCAACGTAACGGGTAACCTCGCCCTTACAGCAGTGCTGGCGTTGATTTCCTTCATCGTTATTTTGTTCAGCACCAACAAGCATTTCTGGGGTCACGTATTTTGGTTTCCGGGCGTACCTGTACCGGTTAAGCTCATTATGCTGCCGGTAGAACTGATGGGTATTTTCACCAAGCCCTTTGCCCTCATGATTCGTTTGTTTGCCAACATGGTGGCAGGTCACGTTATCATCTTGAGTTTCATCATCCTCATTTTCATATTTGGCGCCATGAGCAAATCACTCGGCTATGGTACCAGTCCCATTTTTGTAGGCTTGGCGGTATTTATTTATGCCATCGAAGTATTGGTAGCCTTCATTCAGGCTTTCATCTTCACCAACCTTACAGCAGTGTTTATTGGTCAGGCATTTGAACATGGAGACCACCACGAAGGCGGACACCACTAA
- a CDS encoding CBS domain-containing protein gives MKVADILARKGSDVIAVSPNTAVIDVLKLMADKNIGSVVVMHNGSYQGIVTERDYSRKVILKGKNSTDTEVADIMTTDLPSVTPADSIDRCMELMGEKHIRYLPVFAQGALAGIISMSDVVASKNETTTRNHQPSGAIHFRYLIVIKKIPTNWPGFFYRILKM, from the coding sequence ATGAAAGTAGCCGACATTCTTGCCAGAAAAGGGAGCGATGTAATTGCAGTATCGCCCAACACCGCCGTAATTGATGTACTCAAATTAATGGCCGACAAAAACATTGGCTCTGTGGTCGTCATGCACAATGGCAGCTACCAGGGCATTGTAACGGAAAGAGATTACTCTCGTAAAGTAATTTTGAAAGGCAAAAATTCTACCGACACTGAAGTGGCTGATATTATGACCACGGATTTGCCTTCGGTAACACCTGCCGACAGCATCGACAGATGTATGGAGCTCATGGGTGAAAAGCACATCCGTTATCTGCCTGTATTTGCGCAGGGCGCCTTGGCAGGCATCATTTCTATGAGTGATGTGGTAGCAAGCAAAAATGAAACGACAACAAGAAACCATCAGCCATCTGGAGCAATACATTTCAGGTACCTAATAGTCATAAAAAAAATCCCGACCAATTGGCCGGGATTTTTTTATCGGATATTGAAGATGTAA
- a CDS encoding ABC transporter ATP-binding protein: protein MSGNKSTSRSFDMALFGRVMRFVQPYRRRFYLSLVLALVLAVLSPVRGLFIQYTVDKGLKGQTGNIPTWLNDWFDAISHGDMLRFVVLISILQIVMLLIETVIRFVFTFSTAWLGQHVVKDLRVTVYNNVLRLNLRQFDKTPIGTLTTRTINDIESINEIFADGLIPIIADFLTIVFTLATMFWMDWQLTLIGLIPFPILLLATWRFKNSVNKSFIKVRNAVASLNAFVQEHINGMQLVQAFAAEDREMGKFRKINKEHRNANINAIFAYSVFFPVVEVVLAVSLGLLVWWVADQRIEAGKLVAFILFMNQIFRPLRVIADKFNVIQMGMVASERVFKVLDNNDQLPEPTAQALQPAKVEGSIAFEKVNFAYEAENWVLKNVDFRIAPGQTVAIVGSTGSGKTTIISLLNRLYEVEHGRITIDGHDIRDYHPDALRSQIGVVLQDVFLFAGSVHDNLTLRNPDIPRNKVEEVCRLIGIDAFIQQLPGGYDFNVLERGATMSAGQRQLLSFARCLLYNPAILILDEATSNIDSESEQLIQQAIDKMIQGRTSIVIAHRLSTIRKANIIMVMERGELKEMGSHDALLAKGGLYSRLHRMQFEEENVSQ from the coding sequence ATGTCTGGCAACAAGTCTACTTCCCGCTCATTTGACATGGCCCTGTTTGGCAGGGTGATGCGTTTTGTGCAGCCCTACCGCCGCCGCTTTTACCTGTCGCTGGTGCTGGCACTGGTGCTGGCGGTGCTGTCGCCGGTGCGGGGCTTGTTCATTCAATACACGGTAGACAAAGGACTGAAAGGCCAAACAGGCAATATTCCAACCTGGCTCAACGATTGGTTTGATGCCATCAGCCATGGCGACATGCTGCGTTTTGTGGTGCTTATTTCCATCCTGCAAATTGTGATGTTGCTGATAGAAACCGTGATTCGGTTTGTGTTTACGTTTAGCACGGCATGGCTGGGCCAGCATGTGGTAAAAGACCTGCGGGTAACGGTGTACAACAATGTGCTGCGCCTCAACCTGCGTCAGTTCGATAAAACACCGATTGGAACGCTTACCACCCGCACCATCAACGATATTGAAAGCATCAACGAAATTTTTGCCGACGGCCTCATTCCCATCATCGCCGATTTTCTCACCATCGTGTTTACCCTTGCCACCATGTTTTGGATGGACTGGCAGCTAACGCTCATTGGCTTGATTCCTTTTCCCATTTTGCTGCTGGCTACCTGGCGTTTTAAAAACAGTGTCAACAAGAGCTTTATCAAAGTGCGGAATGCCGTGGCCAGCCTCAATGCCTTTGTGCAGGAGCATATCAATGGCATGCAACTGGTGCAGGCTTTTGCGGCCGAAGACCGCGAAATGGGCAAATTCAGAAAGATTAATAAGGAACATCGCAACGCCAATATCAACGCCATTTTTGCTTACTCGGTCTTTTTTCCGGTGGTAGAAGTGGTGCTGGCTGTAAGCCTGGGCCTGCTGGTATGGTGGGTGGCCGACCAAAGAATAGAAGCGGGTAAGCTGGTAGCCTTCATCTTGTTCATGAACCAGATATTCCGGCCGCTGCGGGTGATTGCCGATAAGTTCAACGTGATACAAATGGGCATGGTGGCCAGCGAACGGGTATTTAAAGTGCTCGACAACAACGACCAGCTGCCCGAGCCAACTGCCCAGGCCCTGCAGCCCGCCAAAGTGGAAGGCAGCATCGCTTTTGAAAAAGTGAATTTTGCGTACGAAGCCGAAAACTGGGTGCTGAAAAATGTGGACTTCCGCATTGCCCCCGGCCAAACCGTGGCCATTGTGGGCAGCACAGGTAGCGGCAAAACCACTATCATTTCGCTGCTCAACCGCTTGTACGAAGTGGAACATGGCCGCATTACCATTGATGGACATGATATCCGCGATTATCACCCCGATGCCCTGCGCAGCCAGATTGGTGTGGTGCTGCAAGATGTGTTTTTGTTTGCCGGTTCTGTACACGACAACCTCACGTTGCGCAACCCTGATATACCCCGCAACAAAGTGGAGGAAGTGTGCCGCCTGATTGGCATCGATGCATTTATACAACAATTGCCCGGCGGGTACGATTTTAATGTGCTGGAGCGTGGCGCCACCATGAGTGCCGGCCAGCGCCAGTTGCTGAGCTTTGCCCGCTGCCTGCTTTACAACCCCGCCATCCTTATACTCGACGAAGCCACCAGCAATATCGACAGCGAAAGCGAACAGCTCATACAGCAGGCCATTGACAAAATGATTCAGGGTCGTACCTCCATTGTAATTGCTCACCGCCTGAGCACCATCCGCAAGGCCAATATCATTATGGTGATGGAGCGGGGCGAACTCAAAGAAATGGGCAGCCACGACGCACTGCTGGCCAAAGGAGGCCTGTACTCCCGCCTGCACCGCATGCAGTTTGAGGAGGAAAATGTTTCCCAATAG
- a CDS encoding F0F1 ATP synthase subunit delta has product MKTSVKEELIGGFILEYNNNLVDASIQRDLRDIKRQFHNNDYIFNIR; this is encoded by the coding sequence TTGAAGACTTCTGTAAAAGAAGAATTGATTGGTGGATTCATTTTGGAATACAACAACAATCTGGTGGATGCTTCGATTCAGCGAGACCTTCGGGACATCAAACGACAGTTTCACAACAATGATTACATCTTCAATATCCGATAA
- the atpE gene encoding ATP synthase F0 subunit C, translated as MQLMNVLLDVSMSHLGGAIGAGLAAIGAGIGIGQIGKGATESIARQPEAANDIRGAMILTAAFVEGVALLAAVAGLLAVFKA; from the coding sequence ATGCAACTGATGAACGTTCTGTTGGATGTAAGCATGAGCCACCTCGGTGGTGCTATTGGTGCTGGTTTGGCCGCTATCGGCGCTGGTATCGGTATCGGTCAGATTGGTAAAGGCGCTACTGAAAGCATCGCCCGCCAGCCTGAAGCTGCTAACGACATTCGTGGTGCAATGATCTTGACTGCTGCCTTCGTAGAAGGTGTTGCCCTGCTGGCCGCTGTAGCTGGTCTGCTGGCTGTATTCAAGGCGTAA